From the Burkholderia ubonensis genome, one window contains:
- a CDS encoding type VI secretion system Vgr family protein: protein MNMQNTVAALRGGLLQHDRLLKLDTPLGANVLTVQRAVGRARIGRAYEFTLDVLAADGDVELKKLIAQPVTLWIQQADRDYRPMHGYVHTARRLGADGELTTYQLVFADFTHFLKFRRDQRIWSDAPVDQIISDVLNRHPQARGRFRFALSQPLPSRSYTRQHETDWHFVHRLMEDEGLYCTWQQADDGKSHTLVITDNLQAFAPLSPEMVRFYRAGTASETDAFTQWSGTRTLQSVTRTTRTFDYKNPSVPSNPKGTTLPTMGTQGELPDQLEVYEYTGAYTYLDQSRGDHLTKVRMEAWESEAKRFRAAGGVRGIDAGRRFTLSDHPEHDRDPADQREFAVIEVAWWIENNLPVSSGSASFPHSLSEALMQAQAGCAADPAFRVPHGDGSVGFYLVEVEAQRASIPYRSPFEHHKPQMHLETAIVVGPQGEEVYTDELNRIRVQFVWDRVNPGNENASCWVRVVQSDTGGGYGGVHIPRIGEEVLIDYVGGDCDRPLAVGRVYNGAAKPQWHSDGILSGYRSKEYSGSGYNQLVMDDATGQNRVQLMSSSANSLLHLGYLIDQNGNTRGSYLGSGFDLRSDAYGAVRASQGLYVTTHPKAPNSQPLDVKETQQQLVNAESLVEALSGVSEQHQAENLKDAHEALRAFTDATQGSMPGAASGGRTAGGGTGNANAFKEPVMLFGSPSGIGISTQQSVHVVANDHVNVASGQSVHVAAGKSLLASIGQKLSLFVQNAGIKLFAGKGKVEIQAQSDSIEVTAQKTVKVLSATDKVEIAADQGILLTSGGAYIRVKDGNVEIHAPGKIDVKGASHAFSGPASMGYPLPSPRPDQPGQLELLHKYMNGEAVKGGLFTVKDVNGTVLKKGALDNSGYTVVSGLPPGAVRVEFGKDPRASDQPANYFKQAKWPAEPVAPSPEAAQAAASGQLASQLQGMAPAASTAAMGFASGSGAGAALGGLAGAALPAAAAAVGGAGVASAVQTASSLSGAAKQVAAMVQTARQGGLAALAAPAANAASGALQSALPSVAGVAGKAATTTATASAAGGMKLPTSGFGGPLKS, encoded by the coding sequence ATGAACATGCAGAACACTGTTGCCGCATTGCGCGGGGGCTTGCTTCAGCACGACCGGCTGCTGAAGCTCGACACGCCACTGGGTGCCAACGTGCTGACCGTGCAACGAGCGGTCGGCCGTGCGCGCATCGGCCGCGCATACGAATTCACGCTGGACGTGCTGGCGGCGGACGGCGATGTGGAACTCAAGAAGCTGATCGCGCAGCCGGTGACGTTGTGGATCCAGCAGGCCGATCGCGACTACCGGCCGATGCACGGCTACGTGCATACCGCGCGCCGGCTGGGCGCCGACGGCGAGCTCACGACCTACCAGCTCGTGTTCGCCGATTTCACCCATTTCCTGAAGTTCCGCCGCGATCAGCGGATCTGGAGCGACGCGCCCGTCGACCAGATCATCAGCGACGTGCTGAACCGCCATCCGCAGGCGCGGGGACGTTTCCGCTTTGCGCTGTCGCAGCCGCTGCCGAGCCGCTCGTACACGCGCCAGCATGAGACCGACTGGCATTTCGTGCACCGGCTGATGGAGGACGAGGGCCTCTATTGCACATGGCAGCAGGCCGACGACGGCAAGTCGCACACGCTCGTGATCACCGACAACCTGCAGGCGTTCGCACCGCTGTCGCCGGAGATGGTGCGCTTCTATCGCGCGGGCACCGCGAGTGAGACGGACGCGTTCACGCAATGGAGCGGCACGCGCACGCTGCAGAGCGTCACGCGCACGACGCGCACCTTCGATTACAAGAATCCGTCCGTGCCGTCGAACCCGAAAGGCACGACGCTGCCGACGATGGGTACGCAGGGCGAGCTGCCCGACCAGCTCGAGGTGTACGAGTACACCGGCGCGTACACCTATCTGGACCAGTCGCGCGGCGACCACCTGACGAAGGTCCGGATGGAGGCGTGGGAATCCGAGGCGAAGCGCTTTCGCGCCGCGGGCGGTGTGCGCGGCATCGATGCGGGACGGCGCTTCACGCTGTCGGATCACCCGGAGCACGATCGCGACCCGGCCGACCAGCGCGAATTCGCGGTGATCGAGGTCGCGTGGTGGATCGAGAACAACCTGCCGGTGTCGAGCGGCAGCGCGAGTTTTCCGCATAGCCTGAGCGAGGCGCTGATGCAGGCGCAGGCCGGCTGCGCCGCCGATCCGGCATTTCGCGTGCCGCACGGCGACGGCTCGGTCGGCTTCTACCTCGTCGAGGTCGAAGCGCAGCGCGCGAGCATCCCGTATCGCAGCCCGTTCGAGCATCACAAGCCGCAGATGCATCTGGAGACGGCGATCGTCGTCGGGCCGCAGGGTGAGGAAGTCTATACCGACGAGCTGAATCGCATCCGCGTGCAGTTTGTCTGGGATCGCGTGAATCCGGGCAACGAGAACGCGTCGTGCTGGGTGCGCGTCGTGCAGTCGGATACCGGCGGCGGCTATGGCGGCGTGCACATCCCGCGCATCGGCGAGGAAGTGCTGATCGACTACGTCGGCGGCGATTGCGATCGGCCGTTGGCCGTGGGCCGCGTCTATAACGGCGCAGCGAAGCCGCAATGGCATAGCGACGGCATTCTGTCCGGGTACCGGTCGAAAGAGTATTCGGGCAGCGGCTACAACCAGCTCGTGATGGACGACGCGACCGGGCAGAACCGCGTGCAGCTGATGAGCAGCAGCGCGAACAGCCTGCTGCATCTCGGCTATCTCATCGACCAGAACGGCAACACGCGCGGGTCGTATCTCGGCAGCGGGTTCGATTTGCGCTCGGATGCGTATGGCGCAGTGCGCGCGAGCCAGGGCCTGTACGTGACAACACACCCGAAAGCGCCGAACAGCCAGCCGCTCGACGTGAAGGAAACGCAGCAGCAGCTCGTGAACGCGGAGAGCCTCGTCGAGGCGCTGTCGGGCGTCAGCGAACAGCATCAGGCCGAAAACCTGAAGGACGCGCACGAAGCGCTGCGCGCGTTCACCGACGCGACGCAGGGCAGCATGCCGGGCGCGGCGTCAGGCGGACGCACGGCGGGCGGCGGCACGGGCAATGCGAATGCGTTCAAGGAGCCGGTGATGCTGTTCGGCAGCCCGTCCGGGATCGGGATATCGACGCAGCAGTCGGTGCACGTGGTCGCAAACGATCACGTGAACGTTGCCAGCGGGCAGAGCGTGCATGTGGCGGCGGGCAAGTCGCTGCTGGCGAGCATCGGGCAGAAGCTGAGCCTGTTCGTGCAGAACGCGGGGATCAAGCTGTTCGCGGGCAAGGGCAAGGTCGAGATCCAGGCGCAGTCGGACAGCATCGAAGTGACTGCGCAGAAGACGGTGAAGGTGCTGTCGGCGACAGACAAGGTCGAGATCGCGGCCGACCAGGGCATCCTGCTGACGAGCGGCGGGGCGTACATCCGAGTCAAGGATGGCAACGTCGAAATCCACGCACCGGGCAAGATCGATGTGAAAGGCGCGTCGCATGCGTTCAGCGGGCCGGCGAGCATGGGGTATCCGCTGCCGAGCCCGCGGCCGGATCAGCCGGGGCAACTGGAGCTGCTGCACAAGTACATGAACGGCGAGGCCGTGAAGGGCGGGCTCTTCACGGTGAAGGACGTGAATGGCACGGTGCTGAAGAAGGGCGCGCTCGACAACAGCGGCTATACCGTCGTCAGCGGCTTGCCGCCGGGCGCGGTGCGCGTCGAGTTCGGCAAGGATCCGCGCGCGTCGGACCAGCCGGCGAATTACTTCAAGCAGGCGAAGTGGCCGGCCGAGCCGGTGGCGCCTTCGCCGGAAGCCGCGCAGGCGGCGGCGAGCGGACAGCTTGCGAGCCAGTTGCAAGGCATGGCGCCGGCGGCATCCACGGCGGCGATGGGGTTCGCGAGCGGCAGCGGCGCCGGCGCCGCACTTGGCGGGCTCGCGGGCGCCGCGTTGCCGGCCGCGGCGGCTGCGGTCGGCGGAGCGGGCGTCGCGTCGGCCGTGCAGACGGCCTCCAGCCTTAGTGGCGCGGCAAAGCAGGTGGCTGCAATGGTGCAGACCGCGCGCCAGGGCGGCCTGGCTGCGCTCGCCGCGCCTGCCGCAAATGCTGCGTCGGGCGCGCTCCAGAGCGCGTTGCCCAGTGTCGCCGGAGTTGCGGGCAAGGCCGCAACGACGACGGCGACGGCGTCGGCAGCAGGCGGCATGAAGCTGCCGACGAGCGGCTTCGGCGGACCGTTGAAATCCTGA
- a CDS encoding transporter substrate-binding domain-containing protein → MKPSKFLLSGLLLASALGFTAVAAHAEDLLDSVKQAGVLRIGLEGTYPPFNSRGTSGQLEGFDVDVAKAVAAKLGVKTQFVPTEWSGIIAGLQAGKFDVIVNQVTITPQRKEVLDFSQPYTYSAAQLIQRKDDKRDFKSLEDFKGKKLGVTLGTNYDQMARAVPGIEVQTYPGAPEKLRDLAAGRIEATLDDRLMLPYMIKTSNLPLRPGAVLNGGKQEMAIPFRKGNPKFEKAINDALTSLKQDGTLKKISMHWFGSDVTVPVAQ, encoded by the coding sequence ATGAAACCTTCGAAGTTCCTGCTCTCGGGCCTGCTGCTCGCATCGGCCCTGGGCTTCACAGCCGTTGCCGCCCACGCGGAGGACCTGCTCGATTCGGTGAAGCAGGCCGGCGTGCTCAGGATCGGCCTGGAGGGCACGTATCCCCCGTTCAACTCGCGCGGCACGTCGGGGCAGCTCGAAGGATTCGACGTCGACGTCGCGAAGGCGGTCGCCGCCAAGCTCGGCGTGAAGACGCAGTTCGTCCCGACCGAATGGAGTGGCATCATCGCGGGCCTGCAGGCCGGCAAGTTCGACGTGATCGTCAACCAGGTCACCATCACGCCGCAGCGCAAGGAAGTCCTCGACTTCAGCCAGCCGTACACGTATTCCGCCGCGCAGCTGATCCAGCGCAAGGACGACAAGCGCGACTTCAAGTCGCTCGAGGATTTCAAGGGCAAGAAGCTCGGCGTGACGCTCGGCACCAACTATGACCAGATGGCGCGGGCCGTGCCCGGCATCGAGGTGCAGACCTATCCGGGCGCGCCGGAGAAGCTGCGCGACCTCGCGGCCGGCCGGATCGAGGCGACCCTCGACGATCGCCTGATGCTGCCTTACATGATCAAGACGTCGAACCTGCCGCTGCGCCCGGGCGCCGTGCTGAACGGCGGCAAGCAGGAAATGGCGATCCCGTTCCGCAAGGGCAATCCGAAGTTCGAGAAGGCGATCAACGACGCACTGACGTCGCTGAAGCAGGACGGAACGCTGAAGAAGATTTCGATGCACTGGTTCGGCAGCGATGTGACCGTGCCGGTCGCGCAGTAG
- a CDS encoding VOC family protein produces METSTSFWERLLGYEPLKRSGKWTEFMIGTNRLGLLLNDFGDEIKGSSSVPAFEFEENALHEFVNRATENGASIVMDGLKIESMKSIVLSSPDGHEFELCMCRN; encoded by the coding sequence ATGGAGACGTCCACTTCCTTCTGGGAGCGACTTCTCGGATATGAACCGCTGAAGCGGTCCGGCAAGTGGACTGAATTCATGATCGGCACAAACAGACTGGGCCTTTTGTTAAACGATTTTGGAGATGAGATAAAAGGTAGCAGCTCCGTCCCTGCCTTTGAGTTCGAAGAAAATGCACTTCACGAATTCGTGAATCGGGCAACAGAAAACGGGGCCTCCATCGTGATGGACGGATTGAAGATCGAGTCCATGAAAAGCATTGTATTGAGCAGCCCCGACGGACACGAGTTCGAGCTTTGCATGTGCCGCAACTAA
- a CDS encoding IS3-like element ISBvi4 family transposase (programmed frameshift) — protein sequence MNRIPRAVYTKELRDEAVKLALAEGVGVSEASRRLSIPIKTLANWVRAAKAGKLKDVGRHQRPLTEMEAELAQVKRELAEVKMERDLPKKVRDVLREGVAVKYGVIEQMRQDYPVPPMCRVLGVSVSGYYAWRKRGPSERTQQEPRLEAEVLAAHQRTRESFGPERLKQHLDERGVRIGVHRIRRLRRKLGLRCKQKRRFKATTNSKHDLPVAPNLLNQDFSVTAPNQAWCGDITYIATDEGWLYLAGLKDLYSGEIVGYAMSERMTKNLVMQALFRAVATRRPPAGLIHHSDRGSQYCALAYQALIGQFDMRASMSRRGNCYDNAPIESFWGTLKNELVYHQRFATREQARLAISEYIEIFYNRQRTQARLNYQSPVAFTQRFYLNQIAA from the exons ATGAATCGAATTCCAAGAGCGGTCTATACGAAGGAGCTTCGCGACGAAGCGGTCAAGTTGGCGTTGGCCGAAGGTGTGGGGGTATCGGAAGCTTCCCGGCGCTTGTCGATCCCAATCAAGACGCTGGCAAACTGGGTGCGCGCGGCGAAGGCCGGTAAGCTGAAAGATGTCGGCCGGCACCAGAGGCCACTGACGGAAATGGAGGCCGAGCTGGCGCAGGTCAAGCGCGAACTGGCCGAGGTCAAAATGGAGCGCGATCTGC CTAAAAAAGTTCGCGACGTACTTCGCGAAGGAGTCGCGGTGAAGTACGGCGTGATCGAACAAATGCGACAGGACTATCCCGTGCCGCCGATGTGCCGCGTGCTGGGTGTATCGGTGAGCGGCTACTATGCGTGGCGCAAGCGCGGGCCGTCCGAAAGAACGCAGCAGGAGCCTCGCCTGGAAGCGGAGGTACTTGCGGCACATCAGCGAACTCGGGAAAGCTTCGGGCCCGAGCGCCTGAAGCAACATCTCGATGAACGTGGCGTGCGAATCGGCGTGCACCGGATCAGGCGACTGCGTAGAAAACTGGGACTGCGCTGCAAGCAGAAACGCCGGTTCAAGGCCACGACGAATTCGAAGCACGACCTGCCTGTCGCGCCGAATCTGTTGAACCAGGATTTCTCAGTGACCGCGCCCAATCAGGCCTGGTGCGGTGACATCACCTATATCGCGACCGACGAGGGCTGGCTGTATCTTGCCGGCCTGAAGGACCTGTACAGCGGCGAAATCGTCGGCTATGCGATGAGCGAACGTATGACGAAAAATCTGGTCATGCAGGCACTGTTTCGCGCTGTCGCAACCCGACGACCGCCGGCGGGCCTGATTCATCATAGCGACCGTGGGTCGCAATATTGTGCGCTGGCTTATCAAGCACTCATCGGCCAGTTTGACATGCGCGCGTCGATGAGCCGCCGTGGCAACTGCTACGACAACGCGCCCATCGAATCCTTCTGGGGAACGCTGAAGAATGAACTGGTCTATCATCAACGCTTCGCCACGCGCGAGCAGGCGCGCCTGGCGATCAGCGAATACATCGAAATCTTCTACAACCGGCAGCGCACGCAGGCGCGTCTGAACTACCAATCGCCTGTCGCGTTCACGCAGCGCTTCTATTTGAATCAGATCGCTGCTTAA
- a CDS encoding HEAT repeat domain-containing protein — protein MRISELANRSGVSARMLRHYDAVGLVSPSGRTEAGYREYSQADALRLFQVESLRSLGLGLAEVRQALSQQAPHPDVLIDALMVRSRERLAAEQALLCRLTAVSATSPEDWSAVLEVVHLLKGLDSTHAPERQRAAFDAASSDAPLAALIAHALLQEQEPNVAGALHWALARTIGSGASVLGAALQQPDPVVRERAVLALAKLGGSDAVETLRGSLLDPAERVRYRAARVLGGWGIRDAIPLLIEQVLGGTHDVEAADALADLAEDPAIAKQIVERFEAAISDGQADVQTRVRICQALAEFNGTASALLARLAADPDPSVARNARYVMGIRNDALT, from the coding sequence ATGCGCATCAGCGAGTTGGCCAATCGTTCCGGCGTCAGCGCGCGCATGCTGCGGCACTACGACGCGGTCGGACTGGTCAGCCCATCGGGACGTACGGAAGCGGGATATCGCGAGTATTCGCAAGCCGATGCCTTGCGCCTGTTCCAAGTGGAAAGCCTGCGTTCGCTGGGCCTCGGGCTGGCCGAGGTGCGTCAGGCGCTCAGCCAACAAGCGCCTCACCCCGATGTGCTCATTGACGCGCTGATGGTTCGCAGCCGCGAGCGGCTGGCCGCAGAGCAAGCGTTGCTTTGCCGGCTGACTGCTGTGTCCGCCACCTCCCCCGAGGATTGGTCCGCAGTGCTTGAGGTCGTGCATCTGCTGAAAGGACTGGACTCGACGCATGCGCCTGAGAGACAGCGTGCTGCATTTGACGCCGCGTCCAGCGATGCCCCGCTTGCAGCACTCATCGCCCACGCACTGCTCCAGGAACAAGAGCCGAATGTCGCAGGTGCGCTGCACTGGGCGCTGGCAAGAACCATAGGCAGCGGTGCCAGCGTACTTGGCGCGGCGCTTCAACAGCCCGATCCGGTAGTACGCGAACGGGCCGTGCTCGCGCTGGCGAAACTCGGAGGTTCCGATGCGGTGGAGACCTTGCGTGGCTCGCTCCTCGACCCCGCGGAGCGCGTGCGGTATCGCGCTGCGCGGGTGCTTGGCGGATGGGGGATACGCGACGCCATTCCCCTGCTGATCGAGCAGGTTCTTGGCGGGACTCACGATGTCGAGGCGGCCGATGCGTTAGCCGATTTGGCGGAAGACCCTGCGATCGCAAAGCAAATTGTGGAGCGCTTTGAAGCAGCGATCTCAGACGGTCAAGCCGATGTCCAGACCCGTGTACGTATTTGTCAGGCGCTCGCCGAATTCAATGGCACGGCGTCGGCCCTGCTTGCCCGGCTGGCCGCCGATCCAGACCCGTCCGTGGCGCGCAATGCTCGTTACGTGATGGGTATTCGCAACGACGCGCTAACGTAG
- a CDS encoding class I SAM-dependent DNA methyltransferase — protein MTKIKAFIERWQGVTASELATAQSFVLDLCELLEVPKPHPNAAQDYMFERPVTFLHGDGSRSAGRIDCYRRGNFVLEAKKLKAGTHTKGFDDGLLRARSQGEAYARALPLADGRPPFVLVVDVGTVIEVYAEFSRTGGTYIPFPDPRSHRIMLADLTDPAKLERLRLIWTNPDALDPARISAKVTREVSERLATLARSLEQAGHASHDVAAYLSRCLFSMFAEDVGLLPEGSFHELLKRHRDDPATLQQMLRILWADMDKGGFSAALVRQVLRFNGKLFKGATSDVYSLRLSSEQVDLLILAARANWREVEPAIFGTLLERALDPDERHALGAHYTPRSYVERLVLPTVVEPLRAEWADAQAAALLLAHEAAELETRPPEVKTKKDFAALDRHSAAVRAKWRDAQQQVKDFLHRLCTLRVLDPACGSGNFLYVALEHLKRLEGEVLNQLAALGDTQTALDLGRETVTLQQLLGIEVNERAATLAELVLWIGYLQWHIRTNGNSAVAEPVVHDYGNIEHRDAVLAYERREHILDAKGHVMTRWDGETMKSHPATGQQIPDESAQLAQWRYVNPRQSPPWPTANFIVGNPPYIGNKRMRLLLGDGYVDALRAAWPEVPESADFVMYWWQRAAEAVRNGEAERFGFITTNSLTMIFNRRVVEFHQSATPPLSLVFAIPDHPWVDSSDGADVRIAMSVGVSGAVEGRLLTVTEEVEAENGEVAVQLSSRQGMIHPDLKVGANLTSTAKLRSNAGLSSMGMMRAGNGFIVKSESEVRNLGLGETPLLNERIRPFCSGKDLTNRPRGFWLIDLYGLSEEEVRAQFPRVYQWVLERVKPERDVNRRARLRNQWWTFGEPRQGLRAALTGLPRYIATVETAKHRLFVFLDASVLPDHKLVVIASDDAFHLGVLSSAAHVHWALAAGGRLGVGNDPVYSKSRCFDPFPFPSTDTGLTVELADRIRQLGESIDAHRKRQQADHADLKLTPLYNVVEKLRSGEALTPKEKSTNEAGLAGVLKSLHDQLDAAVLQAYGWADLHLPADVDTLLDRLVALNAKRAAEETAGAVRWLRPEFQQAQALGEQVALEVETESDLDEEAEGLPVSAGAVTTRPWPSSLTEQIKAVAEVLAQSGAGLDRDAVAARFSGRGRWRERLPTLLETLAVLGRARVSADGRWTDAGR, from the coding sequence ATGACAAAAATCAAGGCGTTCATTGAACGCTGGCAAGGGGTAACAGCGAGCGAATTGGCGACCGCACAGTCTTTCGTGTTGGACCTGTGCGAGCTGCTCGAGGTGCCCAAGCCGCACCCTAATGCCGCGCAGGACTACATGTTCGAGCGTCCCGTTACTTTTTTGCACGGAGACGGCTCCAGGAGCGCCGGTCGCATCGATTGCTACCGGCGAGGGAATTTTGTGCTGGAAGCGAAGAAGCTGAAGGCTGGTACACATACTAAGGGGTTTGACGATGGCCTCTTGCGCGCCCGTAGTCAGGGTGAGGCCTATGCGAGGGCTTTGCCGCTCGCTGACGGACGACCGCCATTCGTGCTGGTTGTGGATGTTGGCACCGTAATAGAGGTGTATGCGGAATTCAGTCGCACGGGCGGGACGTACATCCCGTTTCCCGACCCTCGCAGCCACCGTATTATGCTCGCCGATTTGACCGACCCGGCCAAACTGGAGCGTTTGCGCCTGATTTGGACGAACCCGGACGCGCTTGACCCGGCCCGTATCAGCGCCAAAGTGACGCGTGAAGTCTCGGAACGCTTGGCAACGCTGGCGCGGTCGCTGGAACAGGCCGGGCACGCATCGCACGACGTTGCAGCCTACCTATCTCGCTGTTTGTTCAGCATGTTTGCCGAGGACGTCGGGTTGTTGCCCGAAGGCTCATTTCATGAGTTGTTAAAGCGGCATCGTGATGACCCCGCCACCCTCCAGCAAATGCTGCGCATCCTTTGGGCCGACATGGACAAGGGTGGCTTCTCCGCGGCCCTAGTTCGGCAGGTCTTGCGGTTCAACGGCAAGCTCTTTAAGGGAGCCACTTCCGACGTCTACAGCCTGCGCTTGTCAAGCGAGCAAGTGGACCTGCTCATTCTCGCGGCGCGAGCTAACTGGCGTGAGGTGGAGCCCGCCATTTTCGGCACGTTGCTGGAACGGGCGCTTGACCCGGACGAGCGGCACGCGCTCGGCGCCCATTACACGCCGCGCTCATATGTCGAGCGCCTCGTGTTGCCGACGGTGGTTGAGCCCCTACGAGCTGAATGGGCCGATGCGCAGGCCGCGGCTTTGTTGTTGGCGCATGAGGCTGCTGAGCTCGAAACGCGCCCTCCTGAAGTGAAAACGAAAAAGGATTTCGCCGCGCTCGATCGTCACAGCGCTGCCGTGCGAGCCAAGTGGCGGGATGCTCAGCAGCAGGTAAAAGATTTCCTGCACCGGCTATGCACGTTACGTGTGCTTGACCCTGCGTGCGGTAGCGGCAACTTTCTCTACGTGGCGCTGGAACATCTGAAGCGCCTGGAGGGCGAGGTCCTCAACCAGCTTGCAGCACTTGGTGACACGCAGACCGCTCTCGACCTTGGGCGCGAGACCGTCACACTGCAGCAGTTGCTGGGCATCGAAGTGAACGAACGCGCGGCGACCCTTGCCGAACTCGTGCTGTGGATTGGTTACCTTCAATGGCATATCCGGACCAACGGCAACAGCGCCGTCGCTGAGCCTGTGGTGCACGATTACGGCAACATCGAACATCGCGATGCCGTCCTGGCGTACGAACGACGCGAGCATATCCTCGATGCTAAGGGACACGTGATGACACGCTGGGATGGCGAGACCATGAAGTCTCATCCCGCGACGGGTCAGCAAATTCCGGACGAGTCGGCTCAGCTCGCTCAGTGGCGTTACGTGAATCCACGCCAATCACCTCCATGGCCAACTGCAAATTTCATCGTCGGTAATCCCCCTTACATCGGCAACAAGCGCATGCGCCTTCTGTTGGGCGATGGCTATGTCGATGCTCTTCGTGCGGCGTGGCCTGAAGTACCTGAAAGTGCAGATTTCGTGATGTACTGGTGGCAGCGTGCGGCAGAGGCTGTACGCAACGGAGAAGCTGAACGATTTGGCTTTATCACGACCAACAGCCTCACAATGATTTTCAATCGGCGGGTCGTCGAGTTTCACCAGTCGGCTACCCCGCCACTTAGCTTAGTTTTTGCCATACCTGACCACCCTTGGGTCGACAGTTCTGACGGTGCGGATGTGCGAATTGCCATGTCTGTCGGGGTTTCGGGAGCTGTTGAAGGGCGGCTTCTTACCGTCACCGAAGAGGTCGAGGCCGAAAATGGCGAAGTTGCAGTGCAACTGTCATCCCGGCAGGGCATGATTCACCCGGACCTGAAGGTCGGAGCCAACCTTACCAGCACAGCAAAACTGCGCTCGAATGCTGGCTTGAGTTCCATGGGCATGATGAGGGCTGGCAACGGGTTCATCGTGAAAAGTGAATCTGAGGTGCGCAACTTGGGCCTCGGAGAGACCCCTTTACTCAATGAGCGGATCCGGCCGTTTTGCAGCGGGAAAGACCTGACAAACCGCCCACGTGGATTCTGGCTGATTGACCTTTACGGATTGAGTGAGGAGGAAGTGCGAGCGCAGTTTCCACGCGTTTACCAATGGGTGCTTGAGCGCGTGAAACCGGAGCGCGATGTTAATCGACGGGCCCGGTTGCGTAACCAATGGTGGACCTTCGGCGAGCCCCGGCAAGGACTGCGTGCCGCACTTACGGGATTGCCGCGCTACATTGCTACGGTCGAAACGGCCAAGCACCGCCTGTTCGTTTTTCTCGACGCTTCTGTGCTCCCGGACCATAAGCTGGTTGTCATTGCCAGCGACGATGCATTTCACCTCGGTGTCTTATCCAGTGCTGCACACGTCCATTGGGCGCTCGCAGCTGGGGGCCGGTTGGGCGTTGGGAACGACCCCGTCTACAGCAAGTCCCGCTGCTTTGATCCGTTCCCTTTTCCCAGCACAGATACTGGCTTAACTGTCGAACTGGCGGACCGAATTCGTCAACTTGGCGAGAGCATTGACGCGCACCGAAAGCGTCAGCAGGCGGACCACGCTGATTTGAAGCTCACTCCTCTCTACAACGTTGTGGAGAAGTTACGTAGCGGTGAAGCATTGACCCCTAAAGAGAAGTCAACAAATGAAGCGGGGTTGGCTGGCGTCCTCAAGAGTCTTCATGATCAGCTGGATGCCGCTGTCCTCCAAGCCTATGGCTGGGCTGACCTGCATCTCCCTGCCGATGTCGATACGCTTCTGGATCGACTTGTTGCACTCAATGCCAAGCGCGCTGCAGAGGAAACGGCTGGTGCGGTTCGCTGGCTGAGGCCTGAGTTCCAGCAAGCGCAGGCCTTAGGCGAACAGGTGGCCCTTGAGGTCGAAACTGAAAGCGATCTTGACGAAGAGGCGGAGGGATTGCCCGTTAGCGCTGGGGCCGTGACTACGCGTCCGTGGCCCTCTAGCCTGACTGAGCAAATTAAGGCCGTCGCCGAAGTGCTGGCGCAATCGGGCGCGGGCCTCGATCGAGACGCGGTGGCTGCACGCTTTAGCGGCCGCGGTCGATGGCGCGAGCGCCTTCCGACGTTGCTGGAGACATTGGCGGTACTCGGTCGCGCTCGGGTGAGCGCTGATGGGAGGTGGACAGATGCCGGCCGTTGA
- a CDS encoding recombinase family protein produces the protein MSRTFAYARVSTSDQTTANQLREIEAAGFSVDKRRVVSESISGSVSADQRPGFAQLLVKMEEGDVLIVTKLDRLGRNAMDVRATVEGLAERGIRVHCLALGGVDLTSAAGRMTMQVLNAVAEFERDLLIERTRAGIARAKAEGKAMGRPSALSDEQRADVLRELDAGASVAALARRFGTSRQTIMRVRDAV, from the coding sequence ATGTCCCGAACCTTTGCCTATGCCCGTGTCAGTACGTCCGACCAGACCACCGCGAACCAGTTACGAGAGATCGAGGCGGCCGGCTTCTCGGTCGACAAGCGCCGCGTTGTGTCGGAAAGCATTTCGGGAAGCGTAAGCGCCGATCAGCGGCCGGGGTTTGCGCAGTTGCTCGTCAAGATGGAAGAAGGCGACGTGTTGATCGTGACGAAGCTCGACCGACTCGGCCGCAATGCGATGGACGTGCGGGCCACGGTCGAGGGATTGGCCGAACGCGGTATCCGGGTTCATTGTCTCGCCCTGGGCGGCGTCGATCTGACTAGCGCGGCCGGCCGGATGACGATGCAGGTGTTGAACGCGGTGGCCGAATTCGAGCGGGATCTGTTGATTGAGCGCACACGCGCTGGTATCGCTCGCGCGAAGGCGGAAGGCAAGGCGATGGGGCGGCCGTCCGCACTCTCGGACGAGCAGCGGGCGGACGTGCTGCGCGAGTTGGACGCGGGGGCAAGCGTGGCCGCGCTTGCTCGGCGATTTGGCACGAGCCGCCAGACGATCATGCGGGTGCGCGACGCAGTCTAA